A genomic segment from Amycolatopsis camponoti encodes:
- a CDS encoding BTAD domain-containing putative transcriptional regulator: MRGEADTGLRVGLLGPLRAWRGAAEIGLGPARQRAIFAVLAVNAGRPVPRAELIAGVWGDSAPASVEGSVHTYVSGLRRALEPDRSRWSAASVLVSDPAGYSLLLDEDALDAAVFERHRERAQQHLDRGDPRAAVTELDAALALWQGEALSGVPGGFAERHREYLAELRLNTLDRRAQALLALGGHLDLAPELAVLAGEHPLRESLRESLMLALYRSGRHADALDVFRDARATLVEELGVEPGPALQRLHQQILAQDPGLDAPAAPVEVSGHRLFGREAETTRLAELVADVRAGRGRAVWIEGEAGIGKSELLTSTLPDGPGFQRLWAAADELSTRFPLQVMLECLAIDAHSADPRRAKVAKELAGEGPVRRGLGPADPVLGAVDRLLALVDELCARSPQVLVVDDLQWADEASVLVWHRLCAATRQLPLLLVAATRPAPDRAELAQLRRGVQARDGVVLDLAPLTGADVGRLIEDQIGAVPGPGLRELAARGAGNPLYVKEMVDVLLRAGAVEVSGGEADVDDPAEFEAPRSLVAAVDRRLDFLPARTQEVLRWGALLGMEFAVGDIAAVLGTRPSDLLEPLEEAVAANVLIDTGTQLAFRHPLLRQALYDRLLAGTRAALHRQAAEALAGIGAPVKRVAEQLVAAPATVDEWVLDWLAAHHAAVSNRAPLIAVELLERALAAGAGPRREVLLVALVKVLFRLERNPESLAQQALDVATDPESAEEMRHVLAALKHRRGDTEGAVAILAASADDPAVPELWRVKHRQLLANFRRGDLSDLDTAEKAAYETKSFAGGDRYLTAHALQSLWLVESVRRQHDSALTHIDAAIEAVGDEHELADLHLDLLDNRVFTLQNLDRLAEADAALRAAGDVAARHSMPVGLQVSVAVHRYWEGRWDEALVELDTVTEDGPAITFYGLREPGPAALLLHGVAALIAGRRDDRAQAAAHLDAAEEYAPATGAERESFDFLLVADALAAEQRGDRARAMAVLEPILNPTYAQMMLRHQWLPTFVRLAMEQDDVVRARRALEVCEEEAAKERRPARAHAAVSWCRGLIEEDPAAVLATAEHFRAVGRRPELASVLEDAADLLARAGRLDAAHAAFEEAAEIYTTLGARWDLRRAETRLRRLGVRRGALFSAVRPGHGWESLTPIEIRIAALVAEGRSNPDIAAELSLPRRTVQAHVTRLLGKLETPSRSGVADAFRHRP; encoded by the coding sequence ATGCGAGGGGAAGCGGACACCGGTCTGCGAGTGGGCTTGCTGGGACCTCTGCGGGCCTGGCGCGGGGCGGCCGAAATCGGCCTGGGCCCCGCTCGTCAGCGCGCGATCTTCGCGGTGCTCGCGGTCAACGCCGGCCGTCCGGTCCCGCGGGCCGAGCTGATCGCCGGCGTCTGGGGCGACTCCGCGCCCGCGAGCGTCGAGGGCAGCGTCCACACCTACGTCTCGGGGCTGCGGCGGGCGCTCGAACCGGACCGGTCGCGTTGGTCGGCCGCCAGCGTCCTCGTGTCGGACCCCGCCGGGTACTCGCTCCTGCTCGACGAAGACGCGCTCGACGCCGCCGTCTTCGAACGCCACCGTGAACGCGCGCAGCAGCACCTGGACCGCGGGGATCCGCGGGCGGCCGTCACCGAGCTCGACGCCGCCCTCGCGCTCTGGCAGGGGGAAGCGCTCTCCGGCGTGCCCGGCGGGTTCGCCGAGCGGCACCGCGAATACCTCGCCGAGCTGCGGCTGAACACCCTCGACCGGCGAGCCCAGGCGCTGCTGGCCCTCGGCGGGCACCTCGACCTCGCGCCGGAGCTGGCCGTGCTGGCCGGCGAGCACCCCCTGCGGGAGTCGCTGCGCGAGTCGCTCATGCTCGCCCTCTACCGCAGCGGCCGGCACGCCGACGCCCTCGACGTCTTCCGCGACGCCCGCGCCACCCTCGTCGAGGAGCTCGGCGTCGAGCCCGGCCCCGCGCTGCAACGCCTCCACCAGCAGATCCTCGCCCAGGACCCGGGCCTCGACGCGCCCGCGGCGCCGGTCGAGGTCAGCGGGCACCGGCTCTTCGGCCGGGAAGCCGAGACGACCCGGCTCGCGGAGCTCGTCGCCGACGTCCGGGCCGGGCGCGGCCGGGCCGTGTGGATCGAGGGCGAAGCCGGCATCGGCAAGTCGGAGCTGCTCACCAGCACCCTGCCGGACGGCCCGGGGTTCCAGCGGCTCTGGGCCGCCGCCGACGAGCTGAGCACGCGCTTTCCGCTGCAGGTGATGCTGGAGTGCCTGGCGATCGACGCGCATTCGGCCGACCCGCGCCGCGCGAAGGTGGCCAAGGAACTCGCCGGTGAAGGCCCGGTGCGCCGCGGCCTCGGCCCGGCCGACCCGGTGCTCGGCGCCGTCGACCGGCTCCTGGCCCTGGTCGACGAGCTGTGCGCGCGCTCGCCGCAGGTACTGGTGGTCGACGACCTCCAGTGGGCGGACGAGGCGTCCGTGCTGGTCTGGCACCGCCTCTGCGCGGCGACCCGGCAGCTGCCGCTGCTCCTGGTGGCCGCGACCCGGCCGGCGCCGGACCGCGCCGAGCTGGCCCAGCTGCGCCGCGGCGTCCAGGCGCGCGACGGCGTGGTGCTCGACCTCGCTCCGTTGACCGGTGCGGACGTCGGACGGCTGATCGAGGACCAGATCGGCGCCGTCCCCGGGCCCGGGCTGCGCGAGCTGGCCGCTCGTGGCGCCGGGAACCCGTTGTACGTCAAGGAGATGGTCGACGTCCTGCTGCGCGCCGGCGCCGTCGAGGTCTCCGGCGGCGAGGCCGACGTCGACGACCCGGCGGAGTTCGAAGCGCCGCGGTCGCTGGTCGCCGCGGTCGACCGGCGGCTCGACTTCCTCCCCGCGCGGACGCAGGAAGTACTGCGCTGGGGCGCGCTGCTGGGCATGGAGTTCGCCGTCGGGGACATCGCCGCGGTACTCGGCACGCGGCCGTCGGACCTGCTGGAACCGCTGGAAGAAGCCGTCGCCGCGAACGTCCTCATCGACACCGGGACGCAGCTCGCGTTCCGCCATCCCCTGCTGCGCCAGGCCCTGTACGACCGGCTGCTGGCCGGGACCCGGGCGGCCTTGCACCGGCAGGCCGCGGAAGCGCTCGCCGGGATCGGCGCGCCGGTCAAGCGCGTCGCCGAGCAGCTGGTCGCCGCACCGGCCACTGTGGACGAATGGGTGCTGGACTGGCTGGCCGCGCACCACGCGGCCGTGTCCAACCGGGCGCCGCTGATCGCCGTCGAACTGCTCGAACGAGCACTGGCCGCGGGTGCCGGGCCACGGCGCGAAGTCCTGCTCGTGGCGCTGGTCAAGGTGCTGTTCCGGCTGGAACGCAACCCGGAGTCCCTGGCGCAGCAAGCTCTCGACGTGGCCACCGACCCGGAGTCCGCCGAGGAGATGCGGCACGTCCTCGCGGCGCTGAAGCACCGCCGAGGGGACACCGAGGGCGCGGTCGCGATCCTCGCCGCGTCGGCCGACGACCCGGCCGTGCCGGAGCTCTGGCGGGTCAAGCACCGGCAGCTGCTGGCGAACTTCCGCCGTGGCGATCTGTCCGATTTGGACACCGCGGAGAAGGCCGCGTACGAGACCAAGTCGTTCGCCGGCGGCGACCGGTACCTGACCGCGCACGCGCTGCAGTCGCTGTGGCTGGTGGAGTCCGTGCGCCGCCAGCACGACTCCGCGCTGACGCACATCGACGCGGCGATCGAGGCCGTCGGCGACGAGCACGAGCTGGCCGACCTGCACCTCGACCTGCTCGACAACCGCGTGTTCACGCTGCAGAACCTCGACCGGCTCGCCGAGGCGGACGCGGCGTTGCGGGCGGCGGGCGACGTCGCGGCCCGGCACTCGATGCCGGTGGGGCTGCAGGTGTCCGTCGCGGTGCACCGGTACTGGGAGGGGCGCTGGGACGAGGCGCTGGTCGAGCTGGACACGGTCACCGAGGACGGCCCGGCGATCACGTTCTACGGCCTGCGCGAGCCCGGCCCGGCGGCATTGCTGCTGCACGGCGTCGCGGCGCTGATCGCGGGCCGCCGCGACGACCGCGCGCAGGCGGCGGCCCACCTCGACGCGGCGGAGGAGTACGCCCCGGCGACCGGCGCCGAGCGCGAGAGCTTCGACTTCCTGCTGGTCGCGGACGCGCTCGCGGCGGAGCAGCGCGGCGACCGGGCCCGCGCGATGGCCGTCCTCGAGCCGATCCTGAACCCGACGTACGCGCAGATGATGCTGCGCCACCAGTGGCTCCCGACGTTCGTGCGGCTGGCGATGGAGCAGGACGACGTCGTCCGCGCCCGCCGGGCACTGGAGGTCTGCGAGGAGGAGGCGGCGAAGGAGCGACGGCCGGCGCGGGCGCACGCGGCGGTGTCGTGGTGCCGCGGCCTGATCGAGGAGGACCCGGCGGCGGTACTGGCGACGGCGGAGCACTTCCGCGCGGTCGGCCGCCGCCCGGAGCTGGCATCGGTCCTCGAGGACGCGGCGGACCTGCTGGCCCGCGCGGGCCGCCTCGACGCGGCGCACGCGGCGTTCGAGGAGGCGGCGGAGATCTACACGACGCTGGGAGCGCGCTGGGACTTGCGCCGGGCGGAGACCCGCCTCCGCCGGCTGGGTGTCCGACGCGGGGCGCTGTTCTCCGCGGTCCGGCCGGGCCACGGCTGGGAGTCGTTGACGCCGATCGAGATCCGGATCGCGGCCTTGGTCGCGGAGGGCCGCTCGAACCCGGACATCGCGGCAGAGCTGTCGCTGCCACGGCGGACGGTCCAGGCCCACGTCACCCGCCTCCTGGGCAAGCTGGAGACGCCGTCCCGCTCGGGCGTCGCCGACGCCTTCCGCCACCGCCCCTGA
- a CDS encoding BTAD domain-containing putative transcriptional regulator, producing the protein MSAADGSAPRLQLLGPVKAWQGDTELDLGSAHRRTVLAVLAMNPNRTVSREELIDAVWGEAPPQSAQGSIYTYVSGLRRALEPGRAKGEGPQLLASIGSGYSLRLDAGAIDVHRFESLRELAQRKQSAGDPRGAREVLDEALDLWHGVPLSGLPGPFAAAQRARLAEVRLATIERRAEIVLESGGHAELIAELTALTREHPFRETLRGLLMRALARSDRRTEAIAVYADVRDRLVESSGTEPGPALRRLHDELRDKPAPKPPPTVRVPRSPVTSMPDRADVFVGREAELARLREAVDELGAGTGHSLWLEGEPGSGRTALLAELLAMTQDFRPAFAAADALDQRFALRPLLDALGVHPRATDERRANLAARLAERTGEDPVDSLLGLVRELCAEAPLVLAVDDLQWADDTTLRVWRYLSREARELPLLLVGACRPVPRPAALDELRAELDNDVTSVLALPPLAEAETLELAAELAGAPPGPGLRALVSYGSGNPRYVREIVETLLAQSMIVLDGVHAHLDGNSFRTIPAPLASRITLYLSFLSSGTRDTLRWAALLGREFSLSDIAIATERPPTALVGAVDEAITSGVLVESGDRLTFRHSLLRRVLYEKTPAAMRVALHRQLAEAFAAARAPADRVAEQLAAAPPQVDPWVTTWLLDNIGAVATETPRVAVDLLRHAVTQGTLPPDARETLTATLARLLFWLGREPEAEARSVVARTSDSRRAAEMRWILAYVYYRRGDFAEATAELKRTLDDTEVPEMWRGRHESLLATLERLGEETALAPAGLHPLDDAALSVPTLDSLDEATEPLEAARRIAATRAVPGEMHLAGAVHYYWLGRWPKALAELDAVIRDGAETASYVLRSPGSALLVHGVGALIAGHRGERVLAGTHLDAAGRQQWPPGLEPDGGDFLLAARALLAEQDGRPEAALAALLPLLEEHYPPAARHQWLPDLVRLSLWLGETDLARQAVRLLTPEGEVPPAHAAAAAHCRGLVTGDPEPVLTAVSHYRVAGRLLKRAKATEDAAILLAETGRLDDARTAFRVALTAYTGMGATWDLRRAETRMQPFGIRRAGAVRSRAVAGE; encoded by the coding sequence ATGTCGGCTGCGGACGGCTCCGCACCGAGACTCCAGCTGCTGGGCCCGGTCAAGGCGTGGCAGGGCGATACGGAGCTCGACCTCGGCTCCGCGCACCGTCGGACGGTTCTCGCCGTACTGGCGATGAACCCGAACCGCACGGTTTCGCGCGAGGAGCTGATCGACGCCGTCTGGGGCGAGGCGCCGCCGCAGAGCGCCCAGGGTTCCATCTACACCTACGTCTCCGGCCTGCGCCGCGCGCTCGAACCCGGCCGCGCCAAGGGCGAGGGCCCGCAGCTGCTCGCGTCGATCGGGTCCGGCTACTCGCTGCGCCTGGACGCCGGCGCGATCGACGTCCACCGGTTCGAATCCCTGCGCGAACTGGCCCAGCGCAAGCAGTCGGCCGGCGACCCGCGCGGTGCGCGCGAAGTCCTCGACGAAGCCCTCGACCTCTGGCACGGCGTCCCGCTGTCGGGCCTGCCCGGGCCGTTCGCCGCCGCCCAGCGCGCCCGGCTGGCCGAGGTGCGGCTGGCGACGATCGAGCGTCGCGCCGAGATCGTGCTGGAGTCGGGCGGGCACGCCGAACTCATCGCCGAGCTGACCGCGCTGACCCGCGAGCACCCCTTCCGCGAGACGCTGCGCGGCCTGCTGATGCGCGCGCTGGCCCGCTCCGACCGGCGGACCGAGGCGATCGCGGTCTACGCCGACGTCCGGGACAGGCTCGTCGAGTCCTCGGGCACCGAGCCGGGCCCCGCGCTGCGGCGGCTGCACGACGAGCTGCGGGACAAGCCGGCGCCGAAACCGCCGCCGACCGTGCGCGTGCCGCGCTCGCCCGTCACGTCGATGCCGGACCGCGCCGACGTCTTCGTCGGCCGGGAAGCCGAGCTGGCCCGGCTGCGCGAAGCCGTCGACGAGCTCGGTGCGGGCACCGGGCATTCGCTGTGGCTCGAAGGCGAACCGGGCAGCGGCCGGACGGCGCTGCTGGCCGAGCTGCTCGCCATGACCCAGGACTTCCGGCCCGCCTTCGCCGCCGCGGACGCGCTGGACCAGCGGTTCGCCCTCCGGCCGCTGCTCGACGCGCTGGGCGTGCACCCGCGGGCCACCGACGAGCGCCGCGCGAACCTGGCCGCCCGGCTCGCCGAGCGGACCGGCGAGGACCCGGTCGACAGCCTGCTGGGGCTGGTCCGCGAGCTGTGCGCGGAGGCGCCGCTGGTGCTCGCGGTCGACGACCTGCAGTGGGCCGACGACACCACGTTGCGCGTCTGGCGGTACCTGAGCCGGGAGGCGCGGGAGCTGCCGCTGCTGCTGGTCGGCGCGTGCCGGCCGGTGCCACGACCCGCCGCCCTCGACGAGCTGCGAGCCGAACTCGACAACGATGTCACATCCGTGCTCGCGCTGCCGCCGCTGGCCGAGGCGGAGACGCTCGAGCTGGCCGCCGAGCTGGCGGGCGCGCCACCCGGGCCCGGGCTGCGGGCGCTGGTGTCCTACGGCTCCGGAAACCCGCGCTACGTCAGGGAAATCGTCGAAACGCTGCTGGCGCAGTCGATGATCGTGCTCGACGGCGTCCACGCGCACCTGGACGGCAACTCGTTCCGGACCATCCCGGCGCCGCTGGCGTCGCGGATCACGCTGTACCTGAGCTTCCTCTCCAGCGGCACCCGCGACACGCTGCGCTGGGCCGCGCTGCTGGGCCGCGAGTTCTCCCTGTCGGACATCGCGATCGCGACCGAGCGGCCGCCGACGGCGCTGGTCGGCGCGGTGGACGAGGCCATCACGTCCGGCGTGCTCGTCGAATCGGGCGACCGGCTGACATTCCGGCATTCGCTGCTGCGCCGGGTGCTCTACGAAAAGACGCCCGCGGCGATGCGGGTGGCGCTGCACCGGCAGCTGGCCGAGGCGTTCGCCGCCGCGCGCGCCCCCGCCGACCGCGTCGCCGAGCAGCTAGCCGCCGCGCCCCCGCAGGTCGACCCGTGGGTGACGACGTGGCTGCTGGACAACATCGGCGCGGTCGCCACCGAGACCCCGCGCGTCGCCGTCGACCTGCTGCGCCACGCCGTCACGCAGGGCACGCTGCCGCCGGACGCGCGGGAGACGCTGACGGCGACGCTCGCGCGGCTGCTGTTCTGGCTCGGCCGCGAGCCCGAGGCGGAGGCGCGGTCGGTCGTCGCGCGGACGTCCGACAGCAGGCGCGCCGCCGAGATGCGCTGGATCCTGGCCTACGTCTACTACCGCCGCGGTGACTTCGCCGAGGCGACGGCCGAGCTGAAGCGGACGCTCGACGACACCGAGGTCCCGGAGATGTGGCGCGGGCGCCACGAGTCGCTGCTGGCCACGCTCGAGCGGCTCGGCGAGGAGACGGCACTGGCCCCGGCCGGGCTGCACCCGCTGGACGACGCCGCGCTGTCCGTGCCGACCCTCGACAGCCTCGACGAGGCCACCGAGCCCTTGGAAGCCGCCCGGCGGATCGCCGCGACGCGGGCGGTACCGGGTGAGATGCACCTGGCCGGCGCGGTGCACTACTACTGGCTGGGCCGGTGGCCGAAGGCGCTGGCCGAGCTGGACGCGGTGATCCGCGACGGCGCGGAAACGGCGTCGTACGTCTTGCGCAGCCCCGGTTCGGCGTTGCTGGTGCACGGCGTCGGCGCGCTGATCGCCGGGCACCGCGGCGAGCGGGTCCTGGCCGGCACGCACCTCGACGCGGCGGGCCGGCAGCAGTGGCCCCCGGGCCTGGAGCCCGACGGCGGCGACTTCCTGCTCGCGGCCCGCGCCCTGCTGGCCGAGCAGGACGGCCGGCCCGAGGCGGCGCTGGCCGCGTTGCTGCCGCTGCTGGAGGAGCACTACCCGCCCGCGGCCCGCCACCAGTGGCTGCCCGACCTGGTGCGGCTCAGCCTGTGGCTCGGCGAGACCGACCTCGCCCGGCAGGCGGTGCGCCTGCTGACCCCGGAGGGCGAGGTCCCGCCGGCGCACGCGGCCGCGGCCGCGCACTGCCGCGGGCTGGTCACCGGGGATCCGGAACCGGTGCTGACGGCGGTTTCGCACTACCGGGTGGCGGGCCGGTTGCTGAAACGGGCCAAGGCGACCGAGGACGCGGCGATCCTGCTGGCGGAGACGGGCCGGCTCGACGACGCGCGGACGGCGTTCCGCGTGGCCTTGACGGCCTACACGGGGATGGGCGCGACGTGGGACCTGCGGCGCGCGGAGACGCGGATGCAGCCGTTCGGGATCCGGCGGGCGGGCGCGGTGCGGTCCCGGGCGGTCGCCGGGGAGTGA
- a CDS encoding WXG100 family type VII secretion target, protein MAAAEPTEDMKRAAVRIAYAIEAAGAHLRDVNSEMATAQASWRGEASVRFGQAMSDWEQEFDVIHSRLVRLFELTGGGVPRQRRS, encoded by the coding sequence ATGGCCGCAGCCGAGCCGACGGAGGACATGAAACGCGCCGCCGTCCGCATCGCGTACGCCATCGAAGCGGCGGGTGCGCACCTGCGTGACGTCAACAGCGAGATGGCGACGGCCCAGGCGTCGTGGCGCGGCGAGGCGTCGGTGCGGTTCGGCCAGGCGATGAGTGACTGGGAGCAGGAGTTCGACGTGATCCACTCGCGGCTGGTCCGGCTGTTCGAGCTGACGGGCGGCGGCGTGCCGAGGCAGCGGCGGTCATGA
- a CDS encoding WXG100 family type VII secretion target: MTRRELEFGFADLVLDRMGAITGELGDLLAELESTVEPELAGWTAEAREEYLRAKRDWGRAAERMPGCLERAREAVGELARGGR; the protein is encoded by the coding sequence ATGACCCGCCGCGAGCTCGAGTTCGGCTTCGCCGATCTGGTGCTGGACCGGATGGGGGCGATCACCGGCGAGCTGGGCGACCTGCTCGCCGAGCTGGAGTCCACTGTGGAGCCGGAGCTGGCCGGCTGGACCGCCGAGGCGCGCGAGGAGTACCTGCGCGCGAAGCGCGACTGGGGCCGGGCGGCCGAGCGGATGCCGGGGTGCCTGGAGCGGGCGCGGGAGGCGGTCGGGGAGCTGGCCCGCGGCGGCCGGTGA
- a CDS encoding helix-turn-helix transcriptional regulator: MKPVEVTVLASDPITHAGAVTLLESHPDVRITDLVPDVLLVMEEHVTEAVLGEIRAAKASHVVLVVEHFRESDLMSVLESGVVAILPRRETGGAELVTAVLAAGDGTANLPPRLQGALLSQVQRMRKDVLEPNGLTLSGLAARECDVLRLVAEGFGTEEIAAKLCYSERTVKNVLYGLMTRCGLNNRAHAVAYALRAGAI, from the coding sequence ATGAAGCCCGTCGAAGTGACCGTCCTCGCCTCGGACCCGATCACGCACGCCGGCGCGGTGACCCTGCTGGAGAGCCATCCGGACGTCCGGATCACCGATCTGGTGCCCGACGTGCTGCTGGTGATGGAGGAGCACGTCACCGAGGCGGTGCTGGGCGAGATCCGGGCGGCGAAGGCGTCGCACGTCGTGCTGGTGGTCGAGCACTTCCGCGAGAGCGACCTGATGTCGGTGCTGGAGAGCGGCGTGGTGGCGATCCTGCCGCGTCGTGAGACGGGTGGCGCCGAGCTGGTGACGGCGGTGCTCGCCGCGGGCGACGGCACGGCGAACCTGCCGCCGCGGCTGCAGGGAGCGCTCCTTTCGCAGGTCCAGCGGATGCGCAAGGACGTCCTGGAGCCGAACGGGCTCACGCTCTCGGGGCTCGCCGCGCGCGAGTGCGACGTGCTGCGGCTGGTCGCCGAGGGCTTCGGGACCGAGGAGATCGCCGCGAAGCTGTGCTACTCGGAGCGGACCGTGAAGAACGTCCTCTACGGCCTGATGACGCGCTGCGGCCTCAACAACCGCGCCCACGCCGTCGCCTACGCGCTGCGAGCGGGCGCGATCTGA
- a CDS encoding amidase has protein sequence MVSTAAEIAASVRAGELDPVQVTKEALDRIAAADGVVGAFRRVRVEEALAEAASVAARPDLASLPLAGVPVAVKDVTEIAGEYASHGSLAGPSSPAEEDGVIAARLRAAGAVLVGLTRVPELCVWPMSDTPDGIARNPWDPTYASGGSSGGSAAAVAAGLVPLAHGTDGMGSVRLPAAMCGLVGLKPGAGVLSEGGWFGMSVHGPLATTVADAALLVSVLASDPSLAVVSPPPASRIGMSTTVPLLRTPVPRELVAAVSRAAELLTSAGHAVSPAAPRYPATMVLGMTARWCAGPAEQARDFDFGRFQRRTRTHVRVGRLIERAGLIRSRTRDRWIARAAEYFESHDVLMTPTLSHWPVKAGRWHEKRWLTNVLPSTRLAGFTGQWNLAGYPAITVPVGRSVRSGLPTSVQLVAKPGGESLLLGLAAQLEAANPWPRTARG, from the coding sequence ATGGTGTCGACCGCAGCAGAGATCGCGGCTTCCGTCCGCGCCGGGGAGCTTGACCCGGTCCAGGTGACGAAGGAAGCCCTCGACCGGATCGCCGCGGCGGACGGTGTCGTCGGCGCGTTCCGCCGGGTGCGTGTGGAGGAGGCACTCGCGGAGGCCGCTTCGGTGGCCGCGCGGCCCGATCTCGCTTCGTTGCCGCTGGCCGGGGTGCCCGTCGCGGTCAAGGACGTCACGGAGATCGCGGGCGAGTACGCGTCGCACGGTTCGCTGGCCGGGCCGTCTTCGCCCGCCGAGGAAGACGGCGTGATCGCGGCGCGGCTGCGGGCGGCCGGCGCGGTGCTCGTCGGGCTGACGCGGGTGCCGGAACTGTGCGTCTGGCCGATGAGCGACACCCCGGACGGCATCGCCCGCAACCCCTGGGACCCGACGTACGCCTCGGGCGGCTCGTCGGGCGGCAGCGCGGCGGCGGTGGCGGCCGGGCTGGTCCCGCTGGCGCACGGCACCGACGGCATGGGCTCGGTCCGGCTGCCGGCGGCGATGTGCGGGCTGGTCGGGCTGAAGCCGGGCGCGGGCGTGCTGTCGGAGGGCGGTTGGTTCGGCATGTCGGTGCACGGCCCGCTGGCCACGACGGTCGCCGACGCGGCGCTGCTGGTCTCGGTGCTGGCGTCGGATCCTTCGCTGGCCGTGGTTTCGCCGCCGCCGGCTTCACGGATCGGGATGTCGACGACGGTGCCGCTGCTGCGCACACCGGTGCCCCGCGAGCTGGTGGCGGCGGTTTCGCGGGCGGCCGAGCTGCTGACGTCGGCCGGTCACGCGGTTTCCCCGGCGGCACCGCGCTACCCGGCGACGATGGTCCTGGGCATGACGGCCCGCTGGTGCGCGGGCCCGGCCGAGCAGGCTCGCGACTTCGACTTCGGGCGGTTCCAGCGGCGGACGCGTACCCATGTGCGGGTGGGCCGGCTGATCGAGCGAGCCGGCCTGATCCGCTCGCGCACGCGTGACCGGTGGATCGCGCGGGCCGCGGAGTACTTCGAGTCCCACGACGTCCTGATGACGCCGACGTTGTCGCACTGGCCGGTGAAGGCGGGCCGCTGGCACGAGAAGCGCTGGCTGACGAACGTCCTGCCGTCGACGCGCCTGGCCGGGTTCACGGGCCAGTGGAACCTGGCGGGCTACCCGGCGATCACGGTCCCGGTGGGCCGCTCGGTCAGGTCGGGGCTGCCGACGTCGGTCCAGCTGGTGGCGAAACCGGGCGGCGAGTCATTGCTGCTGGGCTTGGCGGCCCAGCTGGAGGCCGCGAACCCCTGGCCGAGGACCGCCCGCGGCTGA
- a CDS encoding cell division protein DivIVA: MVPERDPAATALNGLLPLRREYTQAWHGFDRNEVRQYLDHVEAQLRRVLSDRDAAVAQAAAATREAESIRAQMASLEARVEELKKPPERLEDLDERMQRTVTLAQARADEIIKRAEAAAEKTWAGSTEASTKLRERYTKLVAELDKQADLLHSEHENALAETRAEVQRLTVEAAQRRELLDNEAERKRRKLEREFEASLAAQKAALEKHVADQRTASKNQAERRLAEATAEAKRRLDEATAEARRRLDEATTQAAQRTTAANRKVERLAEIREQARKSLAAAEDILNRSETQLATLPEEAVIPQASKLVGGDSPESATTPSAPVVPVVQPSIPAAAKPAVKPAAPKPAQAAKPASAPRQHGPATKPANGNGNGVKPLSPTASKPGS; encoded by the coding sequence ATGGTTCCTGAGCGCGACCCCGCCGCAACCGCCCTCAACGGCCTCCTCCCCCTTCGTCGTGAATACACGCAGGCCTGGCACGGCTTCGACCGCAACGAGGTCCGCCAGTACCTCGACCACGTCGAGGCCCAGCTGCGCCGGGTGCTCAGCGACCGCGACGCCGCCGTGGCGCAGGCCGCCGCCGCGACCCGCGAAGCCGAGTCGATCCGCGCGCAGATGGCTTCGCTGGAAGCGCGCGTCGAGGAGCTGAAGAAGCCGCCGGAGCGGCTCGAGGACCTCGACGAGCGGATGCAGCGGACGGTCACGCTCGCGCAGGCCCGCGCGGACGAGATCATCAAGCGCGCCGAGGCCGCCGCGGAGAAGACGTGGGCGGGCTCGACCGAGGCGTCGACGAAGCTGCGTGAGCGGTACACGAAGCTCGTCGCGGAGCTGGACAAGCAGGCCGACCTGCTGCACTCGGAGCACGAGAACGCGCTCGCCGAGACGCGCGCGGAGGTGCAGCGGCTGACCGTCGAGGCGGCCCAGCGGCGCGAACTGCTGGACAACGAGGCCGAGCGGAAGCGGCGGAAGCTCGAGCGCGAGTTCGAGGCGTCCCTGGCGGCCCAGAAGGCGGCGCTGGAGAAGCACGTCGCCGACCAGCGCACGGCGAGCAAGAACCAGGCCGAGCGCCGGCTCGCGGAGGCGACGGCGGAGGCCAAGCGGCGGCTCGACGAGGCCACGGCGGAGGCCCGCCGCCGGCTCGACGAGGCGACGACCCAGGCGGCCCAGCGCACGACGGCGGCGAACCGCAAGGTCGAGCGGCTGGCGGAGATCCGCGAGCAGGCCCGCAAGAGCCTGGCGGCGGCGGAGGACATCCTCAACCGCAGCGAGACCCAGCTGGCGACGCTGCCGGAGGAAGCGGTGATCCCCCAGGCGTCCAAGCTGGTGGGCGGCGACTCCCCCGAGTCCGCGACCACGCCGTCGGCCCCGGTGGTGCCGGTGGTCCAGCCGTCGATCCCGGCCGCGGCGAAGCCGGCGGTGAAGCCGGCGGCCCCCAAGCCCGCTCAGGCCGCGAAGCCGGCCAGCGCCCCGAGGCAGCACGGCCCGGCGACCAAGCCGGCGAACGGCAACGGGAACGGCGTGAAGCCGCTGTCACCGACGGCGAGCAAGCCGGGTTCCTGA